In the Bradyrhizobium guangzhouense genome, one interval contains:
- a CDS encoding phospholipase C, whose product MKSKFLTSAAIFAAATTLACSIPVLANDFDRDHDHDLFHRHPHDMHTETPIKHLVIIFNENRSFDHYFATYPNAANPSGSIAFVPKPHTPKVNNLANANLLVNNPNNNPANGTGATDPFRLDRTQANTRSQNHAYTPEQQAVDNGKDDLFPKYTGRGTAGGAGAFGTNGQVMGYFDGNTTTALWNYAQHFSMSDNAWTDTFGPSTPGALEVVSGQTNGAVNIVGTTSSIADGQGGLTLIGDTDPAYDSCSSTTSTVLMTSKNIGDLLNDEHVSWGSFMGGFDLTLKNANGTTGCARSTLSTVVGAATADYIPHHAWFQYYKSTANPTHARPSSVHAIGHTYAADHKTLDPANHAYDLEDFYAAVKAGHLPAVSYIKMPAYQDGHAGYSDPLDEQAGNVELINFLQKQPEWRETAVIITYDDSDGWYDHQYLAPKSASYDPAADQVNGPGLCGLGSAKQPAPNGLNGKPVNGRCGPGTRIPFIVVSPYAKTNHVSRTYISQASIVRFIEDNWLHGKRLGGGAFDATSGSIMDLFDFDQDHSHDFRTDALFLDPTAGTVIVSPPDEHHHH is encoded by the coding sequence ATGAAATCCAAATTTTTGACGTCGGCTGCGATTTTCGCGGCCGCGACGACACTTGCGTGCAGCATTCCGGTGCTCGCCAACGATTTCGACCGGGACCATGATCACGACCTGTTTCACCGGCATCCGCATGACATGCATACGGAAACGCCGATCAAGCATCTCGTGATCATCTTCAACGAGAACCGCTCGTTCGACCATTATTTCGCGACCTATCCGAACGCGGCCAATCCGTCGGGCTCGATTGCCTTCGTGCCGAAGCCGCATACGCCGAAGGTCAACAACCTCGCCAACGCCAATCTCCTGGTGAACAACCCGAACAACAATCCGGCCAACGGCACCGGTGCAACCGATCCATTCCGGCTCGATCGCACTCAGGCCAATACGCGCTCGCAGAACCACGCCTATACGCCCGAGCAGCAGGCCGTCGACAACGGCAAGGACGATCTGTTTCCGAAATACACTGGTCGCGGCACTGCCGGCGGCGCCGGCGCGTTCGGCACCAACGGCCAGGTGATGGGCTATTTCGACGGCAACACCACCACGGCCCTCTGGAACTACGCCCAGCATTTCTCGATGAGCGACAATGCCTGGACCGACACCTTTGGGCCCTCGACGCCGGGTGCGCTTGAGGTGGTCTCGGGTCAGACCAACGGTGCCGTCAACATCGTCGGCACGACGTCGTCAATTGCCGACGGCCAGGGTGGCCTGACGCTGATCGGCGACACCGATCCGGCCTACGACTCCTGCTCGAGCACGACCAGCACCGTTCTGATGACCAGCAAGAACATCGGCGACCTGCTCAATGACGAGCACGTCAGCTGGGGCAGCTTCATGGGCGGCTTCGACCTGACGCTGAAGAACGCCAACGGCACGACCGGTTGCGCACGCAGCACCTTGTCGACCGTCGTGGGTGCCGCGACTGCGGACTATATCCCGCACCACGCCTGGTTCCAGTACTACAAGTCGACCGCCAACCCGACCCACGCCCGCCCGAGCTCGGTCCATGCGATCGGCCATACCTATGCTGCGGATCACAAAACTCTCGATCCGGCCAACCACGCCTACGATCTCGAGGACTTCTACGCCGCGGTGAAGGCGGGCCATCTTCCGGCCGTGTCCTATATCAAGATGCCGGCCTATCAGGACGGTCATGCCGGATATTCCGACCCGCTCGACGAGCAGGCCGGCAATGTCGAGCTGATCAACTTCCTGCAGAAGCAGCCGGAATGGCGCGAGACCGCCGTCATCATCACCTATGACGACTCCGACGGCTGGTACGACCACCAATACCTCGCGCCGAAGAGCGCCTCCTATGATCCGGCTGCCGATCAGGTCAACGGTCCGGGCCTGTGCGGCCTCGGCTCGGCCAAGCAGCCGGCACCGAATGGCCTCAACGGCAAGCCGGTGAACGGCCGCTGCGGTCCAGGCACCCGCATCCCCTTCATCGTGGTCTCGCCCTACGCCAAGACCAACCACGTGAGCCGCACTTACATCTCGCAGGCGTCCATCGTGCGGTTCATCGAGGACAACTGGCTGCACGGCAAGCGTCTGGGTGGCGGCGCGTTCGATGCGACCTCGGGATCGATCATGGACCTGTTCGACTTCGATCAGGATCATAGCCACGACTTCCGCACCGACGCGCTGTTCCTCGATCCGACCGCCGGCACGGTGATCGTCAGCCCGCCGGACGAACACCACCATCACTAG
- a CDS encoding cytochrome-c peroxidase: MHSRTLWLLGAGLLSLAGAVFAAETRGVAEATPSGLNPNPVHLYRPPVEPLSAMAQLGKAIFFDASLSSSGVLSCASCHSPDHAYGPPNDGPVMLGGADLLRQGARAVPSLTYLERHPNFSIGPEKADDDNVMDLAQMAALGQQAVRTTKTAGGSGASANMVPQGGLFWDGRADTLQDQALFPLLDPNEMDGGSAEIVAGKLRSAPYAQRFVELFGAGVMRNQRLLIAEAMFAVARYQVEEGSFHPYSSKYDYWLEGKARLSENELRGLQLFNDPDKANCAGCHTSAPSRDGLPPLFTDHQYEALGAPRNAALAGNGDPDYFDLGVCGPHRTDMTEQTQYCGMFLTPTLRNTATRRAFFHNGVFKTLEQVLDFYNFRDTNPEKVFPRAADGTARKFDDLPEKYHANVDVTDPPFDRHLGDKPAMTEQDEADIIAFLKTLTDGYRVEN; the protein is encoded by the coding sequence ATGCACAGCCGCACTTTGTGGCTCCTTGGCGCCGGCCTGCTCTCGTTGGCCGGCGCTGTTTTTGCGGCCGAGACGCGAGGAGTGGCCGAGGCGACGCCGTCGGGGCTCAACCCGAACCCGGTTCATCTCTATCGCCCGCCTGTCGAGCCGCTCTCCGCGATGGCGCAGCTTGGCAAGGCGATCTTCTTCGACGCGTCGTTGTCCTCGTCAGGCGTGCTGTCCTGCGCATCCTGCCACAGTCCGGATCACGCCTACGGCCCGCCGAACGACGGCCCGGTGATGCTCGGCGGCGCCGACCTCTTGCGGCAAGGCGCGCGCGCCGTTCCGTCGCTGACCTATCTGGAGCGCCACCCGAATTTCAGCATCGGCCCTGAAAAAGCCGACGACGACAACGTTATGGATCTGGCGCAGATGGCGGCGCTCGGCCAGCAGGCCGTGCGCACGACCAAGACCGCGGGCGGCAGCGGTGCCTCGGCGAACATGGTGCCGCAAGGGGGGCTGTTCTGGGACGGTCGCGCCGACACGTTGCAAGACCAGGCGCTCTTCCCGTTGCTCGATCCCAACGAGATGGACGGCGGCAGTGCCGAGATCGTGGCGGGCAAGCTGCGCAGCGCGCCTTACGCCCAGCGTTTCGTCGAATTGTTCGGCGCCGGCGTGATGAGAAATCAGCGGCTTCTGATCGCCGAGGCGATGTTCGCGGTCGCGCGCTACCAGGTGGAAGAGGGGAGTTTCCATCCCTACAGCAGCAAGTATGATTATTGGCTTGAAGGCAAGGCGCGACTCTCCGAGAACGAGTTGCGCGGCCTGCAATTGTTCAACGATCCCGACAAGGCCAATTGCGCCGGTTGCCACACCTCGGCGCCGTCCCGCGATGGCTTGCCGCCGCTCTTCACCGATCACCAATACGAGGCGCTGGGCGCGCCACGCAATGCCGCGCTGGCCGGCAATGGGGATCCCGACTATTTCGACCTCGGCGTCTGCGGGCCGCATCGAACCGACATGACCGAACAGACGCAATATTGCGGCATGTTCCTGACGCCGACGCTCCGCAACACCGCGACGCGTCGCGCCTTCTTCCACAACGGCGTCTTCAAGACGCTCGAGCAGGTGCTCGACTTCTACAATTTCCGCGACACAAATCCGGAAAAGGTATTTCCGCGCGCGGCCGACGGCACGGCGCGGAAATTTGACGACCTGCCTGAAAAATATCACGCCAATGTCGATGTCACCGATCCGCCCTTCGATCGCCATCTCGGCGACAAGCCGGCGATGACGGAGCAGGACGAGGCCGACATCATCGCGTTCCTGAAAACGCTGACGGACGGGTACAGGGTGGAGAACTGA
- a CDS encoding glutathione S-transferase family protein, translating to MLTVYGEGRGFRVVWLLEELGMAYRLRPVDLFAVENDRDFLAINPAGFIPALQDGETVMVESIAILEYLLARHGSGSLAVAPDDPAFASYLQFLHLGEAGLAGPMNTVLIGRNLAPEAERNARVTRWAAETFESRLGLVVRRLADCPYLAGDRFTAADISVSYALLLGLRTGNYVPGPVERDYLARTTARPAYARAMNSCQATKAWAARSPGL from the coding sequence ATGCTCACCGTCTATGGCGAAGGTCGTGGCTTCCGCGTGGTTTGGTTGCTCGAGGAACTAGGAATGGCCTATCGGCTGCGCCCGGTTGATCTGTTCGCCGTCGAGAACGATCGCGATTTCCTTGCGATCAACCCTGCCGGCTTCATTCCCGCGCTGCAGGACGGCGAGACGGTCATGGTCGAATCGATCGCGATTCTTGAATATCTGCTCGCCCGCCACGGTTCAGGTTCGCTTGCCGTTGCCCCTGATGATCCCGCCTTCGCTTCCTATCTGCAATTTCTCCATTTGGGTGAGGCGGGGCTTGCCGGGCCGATGAATACAGTCTTGATCGGTCGCAACCTGGCGCCCGAAGCCGAGCGAAATGCCCGGGTGACCCGCTGGGCAGCCGAAACCTTCGAGAGCCGGCTGGGATTGGTCGTCCGCCGCCTTGCAGATTGCCCCTATCTTGCCGGCGACCGCTTCACTGCTGCCGATATCTCAGTGAGCTACGCCCTCTTGCTCGGCCTGCGGACGGGCAACTACGTCCCCGGACCTGTCGAGCGGGACTATCTCGCCCGTACCACGGCACGTCCTGCCTACGCCCGAGCGATGAACAGCTGCCAGGCCACCAAGGCCTGGGCAGCGAGATCACCGGGATTGTAG
- a CDS encoding TadE/TadG family type IV pilus assembly protein → MLRRFGRLLSRLQRDSRANVAATFAIALVPLIASIGCAIDYSMATRIKAKLQSSADAASVASISVNSAGYNAAMAMTSNGSVAAGVTEANNIFNGNASGFANSFTNLGETSTVTKTGSRLTSSVQFSADVPVTFMQLLGYRKLTVTGSSSSSTTLPLYLDFYLTLDVSGSMGLPSTTAEAQRMQSINPDNYRQYPTGCTLACHFSPQNSACTDSGTQGYPTNNYCLGYAISRVSQSGYRGLLSPKASNPMGVQLPSSIVSGLPNSLYSNLATVANCPTDGTDSCIQLRLDAVGYAVNQLFVTANNTEKVANQFRIGLYPFIRYLYSYFPLTSSINGSTTNPSTINYAAANLATLLDTNVNSSLGSGGTHIDTALSSVSTLITSVGDGSAWNNTLPYVFLVTDGAQDPQVKGVPNGSWSGSNHATTIDPATSCTPLKNRGIIISVLYIPYQKINPVNTSFAGDEDDYANWNIPNIPTSLQNCASPGFFYTANTPADITAALNAMFNHAVQEARITN, encoded by the coding sequence ATGCTACGGCGCTTTGGCCGGCTCCTCTCGCGGTTGCAGCGTGACTCCCGTGCCAATGTCGCCGCCACTTTTGCGATCGCGCTCGTGCCGCTCATCGCGTCGATCGGATGCGCCATCGACTACAGCATGGCAACGCGCATCAAGGCGAAGCTGCAAAGTTCCGCGGATGCGGCGAGCGTAGCCTCGATCTCGGTCAACTCGGCCGGGTACAACGCCGCGATGGCGATGACGTCGAATGGATCGGTTGCCGCCGGCGTCACGGAAGCGAACAACATCTTCAACGGAAACGCATCAGGGTTTGCCAACAGCTTCACCAATCTGGGTGAGACGAGCACCGTCACCAAGACGGGATCGAGGCTGACGTCCTCCGTACAGTTCAGTGCTGATGTCCCCGTCACCTTCATGCAGCTTCTCGGCTACAGAAAGCTGACCGTGACCGGCAGCTCGTCCTCGTCCACGACGCTGCCGCTGTATCTCGATTTCTATCTGACGCTGGACGTCTCGGGCTCGATGGGCCTTCCCTCGACCACTGCGGAAGCCCAGCGCATGCAGTCGATCAACCCCGATAACTACCGGCAATATCCGACGGGCTGCACGCTGGCCTGCCATTTCTCGCCGCAGAACAGCGCATGCACCGACAGCGGCACGCAAGGCTATCCCACCAACAATTATTGCCTCGGCTACGCCATCTCGCGTGTCAGCCAGAGCGGCTACCGGGGCCTGCTCAGCCCGAAGGCCAGCAATCCCATGGGCGTTCAGCTGCCTTCCTCGATCGTCTCCGGACTGCCGAATTCGCTCTACTCAAATCTCGCGACGGTGGCGAACTGCCCGACGGACGGGACCGATTCCTGCATCCAGCTGCGGCTGGATGCCGTCGGCTATGCGGTGAACCAGCTGTTCGTCACGGCGAACAATACGGAGAAGGTGGCGAACCAGTTCCGCATCGGGCTGTATCCCTTCATCCGCTATCTCTACTCGTACTTCCCGTTGACCAGCAGCATCAACGGTTCGACGACCAATCCGTCGACCATCAACTATGCGGCGGCCAATCTGGCGACGCTGCTCGATACCAACGTGAATTCGAGCCTTGGTTCCGGCGGCACGCACATCGACACGGCGTTGTCGAGCGTGAGCACGCTGATCACGAGCGTAGGCGACGGCAGCGCGTGGAACAATACGCTGCCCTATGTCTTCCTCGTCACCGATGGTGCGCAGGATCCGCAAGTCAAGGGCGTTCCGAACGGGTCCTGGTCGGGCAGCAACCATGCCACCACGATCGACCCGGCGACGTCCTGTACGCCGCTGAAGAACCGCGGCATCATTATCTCCGTGCTGTACATCCCGTATCAGAAGATCAATCCGGTCAATACCTCCTTCGCCGGCGACGAGGACGATTACGCCAACTGGAACATCCCGAACATTCCGACCAGCCTGCAGAACTGTGCTTCGCCGGGCTTCTTCTACACCGCGAACACACCTGCGGACATCACGGCGGCCTTGAACGCGATGTTCAATCATGCGGTCCAGGAGGCCCGCATCACCAACTAA
- a CDS encoding flavin-containing monooxygenase, with protein MVSPKHVCVIGAGVSGLATAKAFSARGHRVTIVERSADLGGVWEPARSYPEVQTQSPKDLYRYTDRAMPEAYPEWPTGPQVHAYLADYAKSFGLDRMLRLGTTVSGMARRVDGKPGWTLALSGKDGATTNEDFDFVAVCTGQFNEPRELHCPGEDGFLAQGGEILHSSKYGDPALAKGRRVVVLGGSKSATDIAVNAVKSGAREVTIVMREPVWRIPYFIGGLVNFKRILYIRAQEEMFPGWGIGAMSRLAYRVAAPLIWANWRGLESLLKAQLKLNKCRMVPKERIEDGVNCSVPIATPGFYPMVADGRIKAVFGTFDRYEGDSIVMSGGERVGADVAVLAIGYKLGVPFLPEAYKKKLVDADGQYRLYRLIANPDLPELGFVGFNSSFCTVLCADLAANWLVRYADGQLVRQPTERQMRDNIEMMLHFKRVERPAAGVYGGLCVAPYHYRHFDELMADIGAEMQRRRGLKGHFLPPDADAYAEFLMSAPAYQAAG; from the coding sequence ATGGTCAGCCCCAAGCATGTCTGCGTAATCGGCGCCGGCGTCTCCGGCCTCGCCACAGCGAAAGCCTTCTCCGCCCGCGGCCACCGCGTCACCATCGTCGAGCGCAGCGCCGACCTCGGCGGTGTGTGGGAGCCCGCGCGCTCCTACCCGGAGGTGCAGACGCAAAGCCCCAAGGATCTCTACCGCTACACCGATCGCGCCATGCCGGAGGCCTATCCGGAATGGCCGACCGGGCCGCAGGTCCATGCTTATCTTGCCGACTACGCGAAAAGCTTCGGCCTCGACCGCATGCTGCGCCTCGGCACGACGGTTTCCGGCATGGCGCGGCGCGTCGACGGCAAACCCGGCTGGACGCTCGCGCTGTCGGGCAAGGATGGCGCGACCACCAACGAGGACTTCGATTTCGTCGCTGTGTGCACCGGGCAGTTCAACGAGCCGCGCGAGCTGCATTGCCCGGGCGAGGACGGCTTTCTGGCGCAAGGCGGCGAGATCCTGCACTCGTCGAAATACGGCGATCCCGCGCTGGCGAAAGGCCGTCGCGTCGTCGTGCTTGGCGGATCGAAATCCGCGACCGACATTGCCGTGAACGCGGTGAAATCAGGTGCGCGCGAGGTCACCATCGTGATGCGCGAGCCGGTCTGGCGCATCCCCTATTTCATCGGCGGGCTCGTGAACTTCAAACGCATCCTCTACATCCGCGCGCAGGAGGAGATGTTTCCGGGCTGGGGCATCGGCGCGATGTCGCGGCTCGCCTATCGCGTCGCAGCCCCGCTGATCTGGGCAAACTGGCGCGGGCTCGAGAGCCTGTTGAAGGCGCAGCTCAAGCTCAACAAGTGCAGGATGGTGCCGAAGGAGCGGATCGAGGACGGCGTCAACTGCTCGGTGCCGATCGCAACGCCCGGCTTCTATCCGATGGTTGCAGACGGCCGCATCAAGGCCGTGTTCGGCACCTTCGATCGTTATGAAGGCGACAGCATCGTGATGAGCGGCGGCGAGCGCGTCGGTGCCGACGTTGCGGTTCTCGCGATCGGCTACAAGCTCGGCGTGCCCTTCCTCCCCGAGGCCTATAAGAAAAAGCTCGTTGATGCGGACGGGCAGTACCGGCTCTATCGCCTGATCGCCAACCCCGACCTGCCCGAGCTCGGCTTCGTCGGCTTCAACTCCTCGTTCTGCACCGTGCTCTGCGCCGATCTCGCCGCCAACTGGCTGGTTCGCTATGCCGATGGGCAACTGGTGCGGCAGCCAACGGAGCGACAGATGCGCGACAACATCGAGATGATGCTGCACTTCAAGCGCGTGGAACGGCCGGCTGCCGGCGTCTACGGCGGCCTGTGCGTTGCGCCCTATCACTACCGCCATTTCGACGAGCTGATGGCCGATATCGGCGCAGAGATGCAGAGGCGCCGCGGACTCAAGGGACACTTCCTGCCGCCCGACGCTGATGCCTATGCCGAATTCCTGATGTCGGCGCCGGCGTATCAGGCAGCCGGTTAG
- a CDS encoding cupin domain-containing protein: MTALEKGITANGTGYGGKSWNILGQVYFPKAVTDSTFAFETNSDPGQFVPVHIHPTQDEFILVQEGTLDLKLDGVWVKAHAGDLVRMPRGIPHGYFNKSDKPCRALFWVSPMQKLEALFNQLHNLTDPAEVVRISALHEVDFLPPEAND; encoded by the coding sequence ATGACTGCACTCGAAAAGGGCATTACTGCAAACGGCACAGGCTACGGCGGCAAAAGCTGGAACATCCTTGGCCAGGTCTACTTCCCCAAGGCCGTCACCGACTCCACCTTCGCATTCGAGACCAACAGCGATCCCGGCCAGTTCGTGCCGGTGCATATCCATCCGACCCAGGACGAGTTCATCCTGGTGCAGGAAGGCACGCTCGACCTCAAGCTCGACGGCGTCTGGGTCAAAGCCCATGCCGGCGACCTCGTGCGCATGCCCCGCGGCATTCCGCATGGTTATTTCAACAAGTCCGACAAGCCGTGCCGCGCGCTGTTCTGGGTCTCGCCGATGCAGAAGCTGGAGGCGCTGTTCAACCAGCTCCACAATCTGACCGACCCGGCCGAAGTCGTGCGTATCTCGGCGCTGCACGAGGTCGACTTCCTGCCGCCCGAGGCCAACGACTAG
- a CDS encoding AraC family transcriptional regulator, producing MSAAVQEMSARASAAGRLAAFARVTTDDVDEAAELIGRIFCPHDLRPAQARASRFSARHNCAAFDGFSINYVAYGGTVSIDPGCLDRFFLVQIPLTGSAHIHAGASGFDVAPGEAASLLSPTIPTQMTWRDCAQAILLLDRRMVEQRAAALSGRAAAAVEFDPVIDLRAPPGRHLQASLAELMMLAEQLGPSGRLSPAMMADWRELLLDHLLIGQRHGLSDAIRTFSGQAERLPRALRAARDHLADNADEPLDLVQLACASGIGIRALQLGFRRHFGVSISEMLLDMRLAGLHTRLAQAPPDASITAIAFDLGFTHLGRMAGAYREKFGETPSATLRRRMS from the coding sequence ATGTCCGCAGCCGTGCAGGAAATGAGCGCAAGGGCGTCCGCAGCCGGACGGCTTGCGGCCTTCGCGCGCGTCACGACCGACGATGTCGACGAAGCGGCCGAGCTGATCGGTCGCATCTTCTGCCCGCACGATCTCAGGCCGGCGCAGGCGCGTGCGTCCAGATTTTCGGCCCGGCACAATTGCGCGGCCTTCGACGGCTTTTCCATCAACTACGTTGCCTATGGCGGGACCGTCAGCATCGATCCCGGCTGCCTCGATCGCTTCTTCCTTGTCCAGATCCCGCTCACAGGTAGCGCCCATATACATGCAGGTGCCAGCGGATTCGATGTCGCGCCTGGCGAAGCGGCTTCGCTGCTGTCGCCAACCATCCCGACGCAGATGACGTGGCGTGACTGTGCGCAGGCGATCTTGCTGCTCGACCGCCGCATGGTGGAACAGCGTGCCGCGGCGCTGTCGGGCAGGGCGGCCGCCGCGGTCGAATTCGATCCCGTGATCGACCTGCGCGCGCCCCCCGGCCGCCATCTGCAAGCCAGCCTTGCCGAGCTGATGATGCTTGCCGAACAGTTGGGGCCGTCCGGCCGGCTCTCACCGGCCATGATGGCCGATTGGCGCGAACTGCTGCTCGATCACCTGCTCATTGGCCAGCGGCATGGCTTGTCGGATGCGATCAGGACGTTCTCGGGGCAGGCCGAGCGTCTGCCGCGCGCGCTCCGTGCTGCGCGGGACCATCTTGCGGACAATGCCGATGAGCCGCTCGATCTCGTCCAGCTTGCCTGCGCGTCCGGCATCGGCATCCGTGCGCTTCAGCTCGGCTTCCGCCGTCACTTCGGCGTGTCGATCTCGGAGATGCTGCTCGATATGCGTCTGGCCGGTCTTCACACCAGGCTCGCGCAGGCGCCGCCGGACGCCTCCATCACCGCCATCGCGTTCGACCTCGGTTTCACCCATCTCGGCCGCATGGCCGGAGCCTACCGCGAAAAATTCGGCGAGACACCCTCGGCAACACTGCGGCGGCGGATGAGCTAG
- a CDS encoding ATP-binding protein, producing MKLRGLLTLAMAAQAVVTAVALLVSYAATGTGPGVPQLIALLASGAVALLLARICARSIATSQKKRIAARLTELAQARADSAQMTQAIIKTALDAFVQTDERGIVLQWSLQAEALTGWSRPEALGADVVELLVAEPLRAGFRQRMMRILPELSDTPIGIRFEANILHRTGDEIRIEASSTALRIGGRTIINVFVKDVTQKRAAEEQLIQSQKMEAVGQLTGGIAHEFNNMLTVITGTIEILAEAVKDDPPLAAITKLISEAADRGAALTSSLLSFARKQALQPAEIDVNDLLEELSKLLLATFDKKIEIVRKFDGNIWLAYADRGQLSAALLNLAINARDAMPEGGRLTLTTRNVVFGVREAVAVGAGYAGDYVEIEIIDTGTGIRQAHVERIFDPFFSTKEVGKGTGLGLSMVFGFVKQSGGGIKVRSEEGRGTTFTIYLPKAETSALRPASYDSRKIVGGTETILCVEDDRDVRQYVTVQLESLGYKVVPAANATEALAIAASGTPFDLLFTDIVMAGGINGRELADQMVAARPSLRVLFTSGYANDSQHAPEGVTKGAPLLAKPYRKAELARMLRRSLDTAVDTAGDAIPTPYSVQADLEGFLRRQAPEDSATRSRK from the coding sequence ATGAAACTCAGAGGGCTTCTGACACTCGCGATGGCCGCGCAGGCCGTCGTGACCGCCGTGGCTCTCTTGGTCTCGTATGCCGCGACCGGCACCGGTCCCGGCGTGCCCCAGTTGATTGCCCTGCTCGCCAGCGGCGCCGTTGCATTGCTGCTCGCGCGCATCTGCGCACGCAGCATCGCGACGTCGCAGAAGAAGCGCATCGCCGCACGGCTGACCGAGCTGGCGCAGGCGCGCGCGGACAGCGCGCAGATGACGCAAGCCATCATCAAGACCGCGCTTGACGCCTTCGTGCAGACCGATGAACGCGGCATCGTGCTGCAGTGGAGCCTGCAGGCCGAGGCGCTGACCGGATGGTCGCGGCCCGAAGCCCTGGGCGCCGACGTCGTCGAGTTGCTGGTCGCCGAGCCGCTCCGCGCCGGATTCAGGCAGCGCATGATGCGCATCCTGCCGGAACTGTCCGATACGCCGATCGGCATCCGCTTCGAGGCGAACATCCTGCACCGAACCGGCGACGAGATCCGGATCGAGGCGTCGAGCACGGCGCTCCGCATCGGCGGCCGCACCATCATCAACGTCTTCGTCAAGGACGTGACACAGAAGCGCGCAGCCGAGGAGCAGCTGATCCAGTCCCAGAAAATGGAGGCGGTCGGCCAGCTCACCGGCGGCATCGCGCACGAATTCAACAACATGCTGACTGTCATCACGGGCACGATCGAGATTCTGGCCGAGGCCGTGAAGGACGATCCGCCGCTCGCCGCCATCACCAAGCTGATCAGCGAGGCCGCCGACCGCGGCGCCGCGCTGACCTCGAGCCTGCTCTCCTTTGCGCGCAAGCAGGCGCTGCAGCCGGCCGAGATCGACGTCAATGATCTGCTCGAGGAGCTTTCAAAGCTGCTGCTGGCAACGTTCGACAAGAAGATCGAGATCGTGAGGAAGTTCGACGGCAATATCTGGCTCGCCTACGCCGACCGCGGGCAACTCAGCGCGGCGCTGCTCAATCTGGCGATCAACGCCCGCGACGCGATGCCGGAGGGCGGCCGCCTGACGCTGACGACGCGCAACGTGGTGTTCGGCGTCCGCGAGGCCGTGGCGGTCGGCGCCGGCTACGCCGGCGACTATGTCGAGATCGAGATCATTGATACCGGAACGGGTATTCGGCAAGCGCACGTCGAACGGATCTTCGATCCGTTCTTCTCGACCAAGGAGGTCGGCAAGGGCACCGGTCTCGGGCTCAGCATGGTGTTCGGCTTCGTCAAGCAGTCCGGCGGCGGCATCAAGGTCAGATCCGAAGAAGGCCGCGGCACGACCTTCACGATCTATCTGCCGAAGGCGGAGACCAGTGCGTTGCGCCCCGCAAGCTATGATTCGCGCAAGATCGTGGGCGGAACGGAGACCATTCTCTGCGTCGAGGACGACCGCGACGTCCGCCAATACGTAACGGTCCAGCTCGAAAGCCTCGGCTACAAGGTCGTGCCCGCCGCCAACGCGACCGAAGCGCTCGCGATCGCGGCCAGCGGCACGCCGTTCGACCTGCTGTTCACCGACATCGTGATGGCCGGCGGCATCAATGGCCGCGAGCTTGCCGACCAGATGGTGGCAGCACGGCCCTCGCTGCGGGTGCTGTTCACCTCGGGCTACGCGAACGATTCCCAGCACGCGCCCGAAGGCGTCACCAAGGGCGCGCCTCTGCTGGCAAAGCCCTACCGCAAGGCCGAGCTCGCACGCATGCTGCGCCGCTCGCTCGACACCGCCGTCGATACAGCGGGCGATGCGATCCCGACACCTTATTCGGTGCAGGCCGATCTCGAAGGCTTCCTGCGCAGGCAGGCCCCCGAAGACAGCGCCACGCGATCACGGAAGTAG
- a CDS encoding helix-turn-helix domain-containing protein — MDGRGDNSPKDAPTTESDDAVDARLGETVRLLRQRAGLSIQDVANKTGLSNGMISQLERARAMPSIRTLRLLSIALDVPISYFFETSDPADVQRYIVRKNNRRLLRLTASGVVKEALTPEGKGQLELYELTLNPGASSGTDFLQHIGEKAGYVLSGSLRLWLDNQAHVLEAGDSFRFPSIVPHMFDNPTQQTARVIWVTTLRQSDPPAG; from the coding sequence ATGGATGGTCGCGGCGACAACAGTCCAAAGGACGCCCCGACGACCGAGTCCGATGATGCAGTCGATGCGCGTCTCGGCGAGACCGTGCGGCTGCTGCGCCAGCGCGCCGGTCTCTCGATCCAGGACGTCGCCAACAAGACCGGCCTCTCCAACGGCATGATCAGCCAGCTCGAACGAGCGCGCGCGATGCCGTCGATCCGCACGCTGCGCCTGCTCTCGATCGCGCTCGACGTGCCGATCTCCTATTTCTTCGAGACCAGCGATCCCGCCGATGTGCAGCGCTACATCGTGCGCAAAAACAACCGCCGCCTGCTGCGCCTCACCGCCAGCGGCGTCGTCAAGGAAGCGCTGACGCCGGAAGGCAAAGGCCAGTTGGAGCTCTATGAGCTCACGCTCAATCCCGGCGCCTCCTCGGGCACCGATTTCCTCCAGCACATCGGCGAGAAGGCCGGCTACGTCCTGTCCGGCAGCCTGCGGCTTTGGCTCGACAACCAGGCCCATGTGCTGGAAGCCGGCGACAGCTTTCGCTTTCCGAGCATCGTGCCGCACATGTTCGACAACCCGACCCAGCAGACAGCGCGCGTGATCTGGGTCACGACGCTGCGCCAGTCCGATCCGCCGGCTGGCTGA